Proteins encoded in a region of the Malaciobacter mytili LMG 24559 genome:
- the hemJ gene encoding protoporphyrinogen oxidase HemJ — protein MEYYTWILTFHVMAFMSWMAMLFYLPRLFVYHVEHKEKKEFVEVVKIQEYKIYKYIGAPAMWATIASGALMLFLNPDIFRSGVWMYAKLIVMIFLVVYSFSLEKYRKELENDNYTKTGKFFRMYNEIPTMLSILIVGYVITKTFSFLFTIITIALFAFIGYMIMKPKKEVK, from the coding sequence GTGGAATATTATACTTGGATATTAACTTTTCATGTAATGGCTTTTATGTCTTGGATGGCAATGTTATTTTATCTTCCTAGACTTTTTGTATATCATGTGGAACATAAAGAGAAAAAAGAGTTTGTAGAAGTGGTAAAAATTCAAGAATATAAAATCTATAAATATATAGGTGCGCCAGCAATGTGGGCTACTATTGCAAGTGGAGCCTTGATGCTATTTTTAAATCCTGATATATTTAGAAGTGGTGTTTGGATGTATGCTAAATTAATTGTAATGATATTTTTAGTTGTTTATTCTTTTTCTTTAGAAAAATATAGAAAAGAGTTAGAAAATGATAATTATACAAAAACAGGTAAATTTTTTAGAATGTACAATGAAATTCCCACAATGTTATCTATTTTAATTGTAGGATATGTAATTACTAAAACATTTTCATTTTTATTTACAATAATTACAATTGCTTTATTTGCTTTTATAGGATATATGATAATGAAACCAAAAAAAGAAGTAAAATGA
- a CDS encoding replication-associated recombination protein A: MIDLSNQLRPTTLESFVGQSHIIGKDKALYKLLVKKEIPHLFFYGKPGTGKTTLAKIIAKYINSDYYYFNATTIKVEELRKVFDKYKNSLIKPIVFIDEVHRLSKNQQEVLLPIMENYDAIIIGASTENPFFTLTSAIRSRSFLYEFLPLTKEELNIIINSAINNSSIQLEQEAREYLIASSSGDARAMLNLLNFASKIETTISFETLKQLRVNIIGDGVSSSDTHYDLASAMIKSLRGSDIDAALYYLGRLINGGESVDFITRRLVIFASEDIGNANPNALNLAVSTMLACNKIGYPESRIMLGQCVIYLASSPKSNSSYLAINKALADIKNGRILEIPKHINSSHLGYLYPHDFGGWINQEYLKEPLKYYETSNIGFEKTLSEWLLKIKNKDK; the protein is encoded by the coding sequence ATGATTGATTTATCAAATCAACTAAGACCAACAACTTTAGAAAGTTTTGTTGGTCAATCTCATATTATAGGTAAAGATAAGGCTTTATATAAACTACTAGTTAAAAAAGAGATCCCTCACCTATTCTTTTATGGAAAGCCAGGAACTGGAAAAACTACTTTAGCAAAGATTATTGCAAAATATATCAATAGTGATTACTACTATTTTAATGCCACTACTATAAAAGTTGAAGAGTTAAGAAAAGTTTTTGACAAATATAAAAACTCTTTAATTAAACCCATTGTTTTTATTGATGAAGTTCATAGATTATCAAAAAATCAGCAAGAAGTACTTCTTCCCATTATGGAAAATTATGATGCTATTATAATTGGAGCAAGTACAGAAAATCCATTTTTCACACTAACTTCTGCTATTAGGTCAAGGTCTTTTTTATATGAGTTTTTGCCACTTACAAAAGAAGAACTAAATATAATAATAAATAGTGCGATAAATAATAGTTCAATACAATTAGAACAAGAGGCAAGAGAGTATCTAATTGCTTCAAGTAGTGGTGATGCAAGGGCTATGCTAAATCTATTGAATTTTGCCTCTAAAATTGAAACTACAATAAGTTTTGAAACTTTAAAACAATTAAGAGTGAATATTATTGGAGATGGAGTAAGTTCTAGTGATACTCATTATGATTTAGCAAGTGCTATGATTAAATCTTTAAGAGGTTCTGATATTGATGCAGCTTTATACTATTTAGGAAGACTTATCAATGGAGGAGAAAGTGTAGATTTTATTACACGAAGATTGGTGATTTTTGCAAGTGAAGATATTGGTAATGCAAATCCAAATGCATTAAACTTAGCAGTTAGTACAATGCTTGCTTGCAATAAAATTGGCTATCCAGAAAGTAGAATAATGCTAGGACAATGTGTTATTTATCTAGCCTCTTCCCCAAAATCAAATAGCTCATATCTTGCTATTAATAAAGCATTAGCTGATATAAAAAATGGTAGAATTTTAGAGATACCAAAACATATAAATTCTTCACATTTAGGATACCTTTATCCTCACGATTTTGGAGGATGGATTAATCAAGAGTATTTAAAAGAGCCATTAAAGTATTATGAAACATCAAATATTGGTTTTGAGAAAACATTAAGTGAGTGGCTTTTAAAAATAAAAAATAAGGATAAATAG